The DNA segment catcacacacacacataatgcacatacatacattcaggcacacacacatacatatgaataaataaatctatttcttAAATTGTTTAACAAAAAGGTAAAAAGATTGTACGTGTAAAAATTCCCACAAATGTCAGTGGTTTTAACTGGTTGGTTGTTTTTCCTGCTTAGAAAATATCAGGccaaggctgggcatggtgggcaTGGTgggtcacacctttaatctcagtactagggaggcagaggcatgtcaggtcagcctggtctacaaagggagttcctggacagccagggctgttaaacagagaaaccttgtctcaaaaacaaacaaacaaacaaacaaacaaacaaaaacatgcaaacaagcaaaaacaagaaTATGAGAGTGCAAGTGGGGGGGTGGgcgggggaagagagagagagagagagagagagagagagagagagagagttcagacCAGTTGGCATTTGACAAAGCTTTGCTGGATTCAGCTGACTTAACTACTTAACTATCTGTAAAATGGTTAGAGTCTGATTGACATGTCCATTCTAGGGCTTaggctgaaggctgaaggctgaaggctgaaggctgaaggGTAGGAGCTACCACAGGGGTGATGTCACGGCGTTATCAGAAAgcaatgggaggcagagacaggtggatttctgagttcgaggccagcctggtctacagagtgagttccaggatagccagggctacacagagaaaccctgtctcgaaaaacaagacaaaacaaaaaaagaaagcaatgcaAACCAATCATACTAGTGCATTTTGAGCTTTTGCTCACATTCTTTCCTCTGACCAAAGCAAGTCACACAGACAAGCCCTAATTcagcaagcagagagagacagatctgtcagttcaaggccagcctggtctatagagttagtTCCATAACTGCataatgagactttgtctcaaactaCGCTCTTTGAAATAACTGTTATAGAAATAAATTATTCTTTGTAGCATTTGAACCTCATGTAAACGTGTATCTCtctcatttaaaagaaagaatgaaagaaaggaattaGCCCATTAATTACTTCAAATACGTGGTGCAACTGTTCCTATGAATTAAGCCAAGGCACTTGGAAGGCGATTGCACTCTGTGTTAATAACACTGGCAGGCTTTTCCAGTGTGCTGCACTCCAAAGAGTACTGCGTTTTCATTGACAACGTTCACcattacatatgcatatggaaaACAGGTATTTTCATCAGAATTACTGTAATAGCATTAAGAGATTATTATTTTTCCCAGTTTCCTTGGAAGAACATTCACTAAATCTGATTATTTATTACTTGACTGCTCTTCTATCCACCCTGTACATTTAGGTATCTAGAATCCTTAAAAATACAAACTTCAGAAGAAAACCACGATTTTATACATTAATGATCTCAAATAAAAGAGGAGTGCTATGTTCGTGCACCACTTCTTCTGAGAAAGTTAAGTCTGCGTTCTGCTTAGGAGAGATAacactttttgtccctgtaggTGGCCCCCTGGTGTAGCCATTAGTTGCTAATTActtgcaaacaaataaacaattaaCTCCTTAAGCCGCTGGCTGGGCAAGTGTTCATTGACTTGCTAAAACTTTCTAAAACAGGATTTTAATTAGTGACTTTGGAAACCCAGCCCCCTAGTCAGCAAAGCTACAAGGTGAACTGCTGGAAGATCCCAGCTCTGCACACGTGGGGCAGGAGCCCTCCGGCGCTGTACGACCCAGAAGAGAATGTCTCCCAGCCTTCGGGAAGGTGCTCAGCTCCGGGAAAGCAAGCCCGCGCCCTGCTCCTTCTCAATTGAGAGCATTTtaggactggaccagaaaaaagaTTGTACAACGTCAGTAAGACCCCACAGACCCTGGACAGACACCTGCGGTGACTCAGGTATGCTGCAACTCAACTTCTAAATTCATCTGCGTTTTTAGTTTGTCCTTTATTTCATGCAGTATAGGATTAGAAACCACGTTCTCATTCTGTTCTGTATCTATAAAAGGTCTCCAACAGGGTCGGAAGGGAATAGAGTGCCTGCCCTAGGTGGTTCACTCCCAGTGAGAAATAGTATTTGTTTCAGAAGACCCTCTGTGTACATGTGTCACGTCAGGCATTCTAAATCTCTCCTCACTGAAAAATGAATGGTAGAGTTCAAAATGTATGTTCTCTATCAccaaggcttctctctctctctctctctctctctccctctctctcccttcccccatcctctttttttttgggggggggggaatgggggagACAATTCTTTTGTGAAACCTTGAAGAATTCCCTAGGAAAATTCAAAGCAAGTTACTGAAATGACTTTTTTCCAGAACTTTGTGGAACATAGGCAATATAAGATGGACCTTCTTCTTCTGATTTTAGAGAAAGGTGGCAACCCACCCCTACATGCCCCAGATCTTCCCAGTGAGACTTCATTTCCTTGTCCAGTGGATCATCCAAGGCCAGAAGAAAGGGCTCCgaaatatgaaaattatttttcagccTCCGAAACACGCTCTTTGAAAAGAGAATTGAGTTGGTACCGAGGACGAAGGCCAAGAACCGCTTTCACCCAGAACCAGGTGAGAAGATTTTTCAGCCAATAGTGACAACACAAAGGTTGTGACAGAAGCCAGACACTCTGGGGTCCCAGTGTAGAAGTGGCATTAGTGAAAGGGTGGACTCATAGTTTAACAGTCTCTGGGCAACcaattgttttaaaatgcttttggATTAAAGGCCCAAATTTAAGTGCATTTTTCATTTGAAAGCCCAATTTTGGTGACATATAAAATACTGCCACTTTAAAGAATTCCTTCATTATTCTAGGTCGAAGTATTGGAAAATGTCTTTAGAGTGAACTGCTACCCTGGCATTGACATCAGAGAGGACCTAGCTCAAAAGCTGAACTTAGAGGAAGACAGAATCCAGGTAGGGTGCAAACACAGTTGTTACCCGTGATGATAAATAATGTGGTAATATGTCTGAGAACTGTTTTATTTTCCCTTGATTCTAGATTTGGTTCCAAAATCGCCGAGCAAAGATGAAAAGGTCCCGTAGAGAATCACAGTTTCTAATGGCGAAAAAACCCTTCAACCCAGATCTTCTGAAATAGGTAGAAAATTACACATGTTGGCTTCTCTTCCAGTTGTATAGTACAGAAGAAATCAATGGAAATTCCAAGTACTTAAAATGTTACAGTTCTCTCCTGTATCTAATCTAGATTTTGTCATTCTTTCTGAAAATACTGCAAATAATTATGGTTCTAGAACAGTACATTTTTAGTTATAATTAAAACATCtttcctatatatttttaataaaaaaattttcagaaatgaccggtattttaatatactttcttctttgaAACCTTCACAGGTGTATACAGTCTGTTTTAGTCATATTTATCCGTTCCTCCCCTAACACTTCCCAGACTCACCCCATTCTCCCTCCTAACCTCAACAATAGTTGTTTACAAGTGAGTAAAGTTGATCTAGTAAGTTACTATGTGTATTAAAAGCTCTAAGCTCAGCTGTGGtggtgtgcacgcctttaatcccagcacttgggtggcagagacaggcagatttctgagttcgaggccagcctggtctacagagtgagttccaggacagccagggctacacagagaaaccctgtctcgggaaaaaaaaaaaaaaaaagaaatcactaagTTCATAACTGATTCCACAGGTTGGTTACAACTTACAAAGTATTTCAAaatatagtagtagtagtagtaataataataggttTAATTTATTTCCATTAGTTTTTTTCCAGGTTCCTTTTGAAATGCAATTATACACGCATATATTATACAATGAGTTATTTGTGAATCTTCTGCTGATTTCTGGCCATGTGTTCAAACAAATCTACAGCACACCAATttcaagttgtttttcttttaaagttattaCAACAAAGTACAGACGTGAGACCATCAGCTCTCATATCCCCACCACTGCATTGCACTGCCAAAAAGACTTGAGCTGCAGGGCTGGTGTCATGGATCGAAGGTTAAggtcttgctgccaagcctgctgaCCCAGGTTCCATTAgtcccccagaacccacacggctgagagagagaatcaacactgaaaaattgtcctctgatctcgaCATATGTGTCATgaacatgcacgcacacatgcacacacacacacacgaataaataAGTGTATCTTTAACATtttgtaaaaatgaataaattagcaAATAAATACAATTCTTCAGATAGCTTTCAAATTCATTTAATATGGCATTTTTTGGTGTTTTATGTGATAGTGATCATctagtttgtttctgttttcagctTAAGGATTCCAATCAACTATATACTTCAGTATCAGGCTACTAGTGTCTTTGCATTTGCTCaactacatatatgtatgtatgtatacatatacatagtgtatatatatatgcatgtatatatacatgcaaaacttatatatatgtatatgcttagcTATACTTATATAATACTTACATATAAGTATTATATATGCCTACATAGACTAATTGTTAATATTAATACTTATTAATAAGTTtaagtatttttatatataagtatattatatgtctattatatatataagttatataatttacataggtatataagtataaatattatatatgattatatataagtatattatatgttatataagcATAAATCTTATGTACTTATATATGCaaaaacatatatgtgtatagttATGTCTATAACTATATATTTCAGTACCATGGTACTGTCTTTTCGCATGTGTTCTGACACAGCTACTAGAAATAATAAGGTATTTCCTGTGGGACAAACCATATCTGCTCCCTGAGAATAGAACAAGGAACTATGCGGCAGAAAGGGAGTCCTCtcctctgaaaaacaaaacaaacaacagccacAGAACCCCAGGTGTTCATTTTCTagttaatgaaaaaaatctgagtagggtttgtttggttttgaaagGTTGGTCTGAATGCTCTAATTCTGTGAGTGGCCGCCAGATTTCACTTTCCTCCGCCTGTATTGAGTTTTgccttctcttttctatctctcccAATCCTTTGCCCATCCTATTTCCCTGTGAATACCAGAGTGACAGTTTTGACTGGATTATCAACTCTATTACCACTACACATTTTTTTCTGGGATATTTATTTGTATTGATTGATTGGAAGATAGTTTGACTCAGAACTTTATGAAATAATTTACTGTCAGTGCATTGTGTCAGAGCTCTGTTTTTCAGGAGTCAGTCAGCAATACACTCCTTTCTTTTGAGCTATTGCCAAgacaaggaaggaggagaaagggataGGTGAGCAGAGCTGTCTGTCACTAGGAAGGCCAGGGGGTCAAAGTGCTTCTGAACAAGGTGGGCCACTCGTGCCAGCATAAGGAGTTACTGCCAGGAGTAAGTAGTTGGAGCAGTCCTTGTGATGCACATCAGCCAACATTGCTCCACTAGCAGCTTGCTTTGCTCCCCTGAAACCCCATGAAAATGTCGGGTTTGATGGTTGGAAGCTAACAGACCAGAAGGCAGGGGCAGCGTGTCATGGGATATGagtaagcttttcttttctttagcaaTACTGCTAAGGTAGAGGCCACCTCAAGTCTTATCCTTCAGAAAGAACCACAGTTAAATACTTTATAGATCTTAAATATCATAAAAGAGTTGGCTTTTTGTTGGTTGCAATATTGTTTATTCCGTTATGGCCATGATTTGCATTATCTTGCAGTGTCAGAGTTACTGCTCTCTATGCTTCATGTCGGCTTAGTTTACAGAATTTCAAGTcttaaacaaaataagaaaccGCTTTTGAATATTCATATCTGAGCATTTGTGTAGTGTTTCTCATACATTTTGACTTCAAACCCAAACCCCAGTTTGTCGTTAAACCAAACTCATAGAGAGGGCAAGGGGTCTGTAAACAAATTTCACAAtctaaaaggaaatgaaatagtTTCACAAACATTAAACAACAATTaacaatctttaaaaagcaagcaTAAAAGCTGACGTGTCTGCAAAGTCTGATGAGGCAAGAAGCAGCGTTGGTACTGGCTAACCTCTGCATGCCCTGGCACAGTGCCAGgtgacttctgtgtgtgtgtaagtgactTCTGGGCCCTACGTCTCAGGAAAGCTTATAACCAAAATAAGTTATGTATAACCGATGGCACTTTGTTTTTGAAGCTGAAGTAACAACACAGTGGCACAGTAATTACAAATGTATAATGATGTAATTAGCGCTGAGCTCAGTAGCAGAGCGCTCACCTAGCGCGtgtgagttcaatacccagcactaCAGGAAAGAGAGTTACACTGTGATTGAAATGATgtcagaaaaaattaaaatagtttgtAATGTTGAAAATactgctaggtgtggtggtggtggtgcatgcctttaatcccagcactcaggatgtagaggaagaaggatctctgtgagttcgaggccagcctggtctacagaaagttccagaacagGCAGTATTATACACAGAAACAGtgtatcaaaaagaaagaaaggaagaaagggaggaaggaagaaagaaggaaagaaggaagaaggaaggaagaaaagaaggaagaaagaaagaaatgaagaaaatgtatgtGATGCAAAACCATTTAATTTTAGATATTAGTAATAATATCTGTTTTATTATGATCCTTATGAGACCAATTTATATCATATGAAAATACTCAAGAAGCAGGATAAAACACCAAGATCGCCACCGTACTTCTGAATTTCTCAGAAACCTGAAAGGTAATGGCTGGTTTCGTTATAATGAGTCAGTAAcacttttgaaattaaaattgcTAAAATCTGTAAAGAATGTAATAACATTCAGCGGGGAAACTGGAAGTTAACTTTGAGGGGGTTAAAACAAGCGAAATGCAAAGCTAGGGTAGAATTCTCTTTCCCTAGAGAGCCAGGCCTTAATCCACAGCTTATCTCTGTGGCTGGTAATTCCAGGCCTTTGTCTCCAGGAAAGCTCAGGACAAGGTGAACAGTAGTAGCCAATCAAGCTAATGCAGTCAGGCTAATACCTGCAGCGTCTCTATTATCTAACCTCCACCCAAATGAAGTTATTTGGTCTCCTGTAATGGTATTTGTCCCTCCTAAAGCCAGCTAGACAAAGCCTGTCGGGAAAGAGTTCTGGTGGGAACAATGGCTGTGTGTGCTGGTGGTCAGCGTCGGGGTTAATCAGTGTTAATAGCAGCTTTCTTCACTTGCATCTTATCACACATCACACAAATGGCATAAACCGCCCACTACCAAACCCGGTGCACAGTACCAACCAGGAACTCTGAAACAGGGAGGGTGAGCTAGTCTGTGATGTGAAATCCAACTCGTGGAGATAAGCAGTGACTTGCCAATTCCGTTCTCCCAGCCTCAAACTAGACAAAACTTGGCTTAGCCTAGTATTAATTTTCTGTCTCCTGTTGTACACTCACAGGGCAGTGTCAGCAACTCCTGGAGTCACAGAGACACCCAACTCAGTGAGGTTCACCCCCTtttcaatttcttattttttcagtCCCTCCCTCCAATGCTAATGGGCCTTAGCAGACCCAACGAGCTTTACTAAATGAGTCCCACAAAAGAACTCTGCAAACTAAATTATTGTTATCATCTGTCTGTTGTAAAATCCCTAACACTCAGGAACCAAACCAGTCCCTCTGCTCTCTAGTCTCCTCGGATGGCTGAGGGGACCATCTGCTTTAATTGACATTTACAAGGTAACTTCAGCAGATTAAATAAcaatacaggggctggagagatagctcagtggttaagagcaccgactgctctcctgaaggtcccGAGATCatatcctagcaaccacatggtggctcacaaccatctgtaatgggatctgatgccctcttctggggtgtctgaagacagctacagtatacttacatataataaataaatacatctttaaaataaataaatcaaaaagagagaaagaaagaaagaaagaaagaaagaaagaaagaaagaaagaaaggaagaaaagaagaaagaaaggaaaaatgacaaTTCAGGTTATGTTTTGTTTGCCACATCAGAAACTAACAAATAGGGATGAGGTGGGacctggagaggtagctcagttgataaagtgcctGCCACAGCCAGTGCAGGAGCCAGTACAGAGGGGCCTGTCTATAAGCCTGTTGCTAGTTGGGGTTTGGATAGGGGCTGAAACCGGagatccctgaagctcactggccagccagcctagctgaattggTGACCTCCAGGTTTGGCAAGGTGAAAGGGCAGGCAGTTTGGCTCTCTGGATAGAGGTACCTACCACCAAaccagacaacctgagtttgatccctgacctccacacaagcacCATGGAGTGAACATACTGGCAGCACATATGCAcactggtgtatgtgtgtgtgtgtgtgtgtgaacactcaGTAAAGAACAATTGAGAAATGGAATGATTGTGGCCTCCACAAACCCATGTACACACAACACTACACACACAGGTGTACACTAAGCTAGCAGATAGCCATGGCTATGAGCCTGGCTCCTTCTGCCAAACCCCTGCTCAGCCACAGACATGGAAGCAAATTTTCAGCCTCTTTTAGGAGCTCCATCAGCACTGCCGTGACTCTGTTGAATGGTGGGATCTCACGGCGATGTGGACCAGATTGCCTGTGGTAAACTTATGGGGACCACACTTTCCTCTTTACTTCTGAATGCTTGCTTGCCTTTTAATTTTATGGCCACCCCAATTCAAATGTGAAACCTAGTCAATCGCAGTGTGATGGCATTCAATGGTGGAGCCTTTGGGAGGTGGATAAACAGCGAGGAAAGCCTGATAAATAGAATCTTTGCCCACCcacatcccctcccccaaccttttCCCCATTCCCCTGCCCTTCTTACCAGGATACAGACCAAAACCCAACCTTAAAGAACAAACCAAACAtatcttttgtatgtgtgtgtgtgtgtccaaacaTGTCTTTACAGAAGTAAATAGACGATGTTTAGCCAAATATCCTGACACCATAAACGATGTAGTCAAACTGACATGTGAAATTAGCTATCATAGTATACTAAAACTGCTATCTTGTATGCGTGTAAATACTGGGTTTGTGATATATAAGTtctatctcaatttttttttcagcaattttgGGGATTGCACACAGGGCTTCAAGAAGACTAGACAAACATTCTGCTGCCGAGCTATATCCTTAGctctttgcttttattattattatttttttttttttttggtttttcgagacagggtttctctgtgtgtagcactggctgtcctggcactcactttgtagaccaagctggcctcgaactcagaaatccgcctgcctctgcctcccgagtgctgggattaaaggcgtgcgccaccacgcccggcttattattattttttttaagatttatttagtaagtacactgtagctgtcttcagacactccagaagagggcatcagatcttattatggatgattgtgagccactatgtggttgctgggatttgaactcagaaccttctgaagagcagtcagtgctcttaaccgctgagccatctctccagcccacttttattatttttaacacagtaaaaaaaagtgggggggggcTTGGTATGCCAGGCTGCAGTGGTAatccactttaatcccagcactcgagaggtagaggcaggcagatctctgagttcaaagccaacatgGTCTgtagcctgagttccaggacagccagggccacacagagaaactctgtcttgaaaaactaaaccaaaccaaaatgaaacaaaatgcttGGAATATGGGAGCATGGATTACAGAGAAGAACTGGGCAGCATCTGGATGGGCAGTGCCTCTGAGAGAGAAAAGGGTGACAAGGTGCTCTTAGAGACTGAAGTAGGGAGAAAGGAACAAGGGCCAGACACAGAATTTGAATgggagtggtcttggttttcttGTTATCATGCCTGTACTGGGAGGATGTTTCAGAGGTGACTATGGCATTCACATTTTCAAATGAGTTAAGGAAAAGATATTATCCTcttggcttgaatatgcttgacccatgggaAGAGGCACTattgagaggtgtggccttgttgattaggtgtggtcttggaggaagtgcatcactgatGGCACGGGTCCTTGAGGTCCTATGCAAgctcctccagtggggagagAGTCTCTCCCCTGGTTGCCtgaggatccagatatagaactctcagctcctcctgcaccatgtctgcctgcacactaccatgatgataatggactgaacctctgacactgtaaagccagccccaattaaatgtttacctttataagacttgccttggtcatggtgtctcttcacagcaataaaaaccaaaattaagACAATTGTCCTCCAATATTTATTCTCAACAGCTGCAAAATGTGCTTGATTAAATATCACATACACAGATTAATGAGAAGTGCTTTGCAGGAAAAACTAAACGGCATGATGCCCATACCGTGTCCCAGCACAATATGGCAGGTGTCCAGCGATTTTGTAAGGTAGTCAAAGGGAACTGGAGCCAAGCATCCAAGAGAACCCAGGGTCCACCTCTAGTACTACAAAATCCCTCCCCCACCACAAAATTAGGTGGGAGGGAAATGGTAGGGAAAAAGGTAGAAAATGATCAAATAGCACTAGGCCATTGTGCACAAAGGAAACAAATCTTATATGTTCTATGTCCATGACATCTTGTTCTGTCTTGCTTATGAGAAATGTGAAATCAGTTTTTGCTACTTTTCCTCTGGTGGTTTCCCCACAATTTGTTAAGCTCAGTCATAATTGTTAGTTGAGGGTGGTTACGTCTACTTGCACCTTTTCTTGCAAATTACaacatagttttaaaagaaaaagactctTTAACCCACATGCCCTCA comes from the Mus musculus strain C57BL/6J chromosome 14, GRCm38.p6 C57BL/6J genome and includes:
- the Hesx1 gene encoding homeobox expressed in ES cells 1 isoform X1, with product MSPSLREGAQLRESKPAPCSFSIESILGLDQKKDCTTSVRPHRPWTDTCGDSEKGGNPPLHAPDLPSETSFPCPVDHPRPEERAPKYENYFSASETRSLKRELSWYRGRRPRTAFTQNQVEVLENVFRVNCYPGIDIREDLAQKLNLEEDRIQIWFQNRRAKMKRSRRESQFLMAKKPFNPDLLK